The following proteins are encoded in a genomic region of Cryptomeria japonica chromosome 11, Sugi_1.0, whole genome shotgun sequence:
- the LOC131041096 gene encoding 2-succinylbenzoate--CoA ligase, chloroplastic/peroxisomal isoform X2, producing the protein MMSQGRTHVGSSLNIMRQLRAEMSVTICGSTHKTGMHFLDRIAALTNGLLQLGLRQGDVVAIAALNSDLYLEWMMAVMCAGCIVAPLNYRWSPEEALLAAGQVCPVMLVVDSFCLEWSKRFFYKIPSLQFHVLLGEEDPQETQLIQGIPPIQTIVCSMRLSMLCFFNNKCRGMCLNTESQQLKDSLIQTSGGFQDLDFRWAPDSVALICFTSGTTENPKGVAISHDALIVQSQAKIDIIGYNHNDVYLHTSPLCHIGGISSALAIVLAGGCHIFLPKFEAASAIFAIQRYSVSAMITVPTMLADIVTFCINSRRKKRESTLCFSSLEKILNGAGSLSPQLIKKVTEVFPRAQIFSAYGMTEACSSMTFILACDPIIRQGTSTKIQEYSINPANQNNFQDHPIGVCVGKPAPHVEIQIEQSNECLDANNLYNVGNILTRGPHVMLKYWGQKHSTTAALSENRWLNTGDLGWIDKEGRLWLLGRSKDMIKSGGENVYPSEVEKILLQHPGILAAVVVGIPDPRFIEIVTACIRLRDGWHWEHQNFPMQNNVAMNEHKKLSPMLLQLFCKQQGLSGFKSPRIFFPQKEPFPRTTTGKVKRDSVKREILLRLQPCSELTAARSSL; encoded by the exons ATGATGTCTCAGGGCAGAACCCATGTAGGTTCTTCTCTGAACATCATGAGACAATTACGTGCAGAAATGAGTGTAACAATATGTGGGTCTACACACAAAACTGGAATGCATTTCCTGGACAGAATTGCAGCTCTTACAAATGGATTGCTGCAGTTGGGTCTCAGGCAGGGAGATGTTGTAGCCATTGCCGCACTTAACAG TGATTTGTATTTGGAGTGGATGATGGCTGTGATGTGTGCTGGATGTATAGTGGCTCCCCTGAACTACCGATGG AGCCCTGAAGAGGCCCTTTTGGCAGCTGGGCAAGTATGTCCTGTAATGCTGGTTGTGGATAGCTTCTGCCTGGAATGGTCAAAGCGGTTCTTTTATAAAATTCCAAGCTTGCAATTTCATGTCTTGCTTGGAGAAGAAGATCCTCAGGAGACACAAT TGATACAAGGAATTCCACCAATCCAAACTATAGTATGCAGTATGCGCCTTTCCATGCTATGTTTTTTTAACAATAAGTGCAGAGGAATGTGTTTGAACACTGAATCTCAGCAACTCAAAGACAGTTTAATTCAGACATCTG GAGGGTTCCAGGACCTCGACTTTCGCTGGGCACCAGATTCAGTAGCCCTGATTTGCTTTACATCAG GTACAACAGAGAATCCAAAGGGAGTAGCAATCAGCCATGATGCACTGATTGTTCAGTCACAAGCAAAGATTGACATTATAGGCTACAACCACAATGAT GTTTATCTTCACACTTCTCCACTATGTCATATTGGTGGAATCTCTTCAGCGTTGGCCATTGTACTGGCAGGAGGATGCCATATTTTTTTACCCAAGTTTGAAGCAGCTTCTGCTATATTTGCAATACAAAGATACTCTGTATCAGCAATGATCACTGTACCAACTATGCTTGCTGATATAGTTACATTTTGCATCAATTCAAG GAGGAAGAAAAGAGAATCAACACTATGCTTTTCAAGTCTAGAGAAGATACTTAATGGAGCTGGAAGCCTGTCACCACAACTTATCAAGAAAGTTACTGAAGTTTTTCCAAGAGCTCAAATCTTTTCGGCTTATG GTATGACAGAGGCCTGCTCCTCAATGACTTTCATTCTTGCCTGTGATCCAATCATTCGACAAGGCACTTCTACCAAAATACAGGAGTATTCCATAAATCCAGCAAATCAGAATAATTTTCAAGATCACCCAATAGGAGTTTGTGTGGGAAAGCCTGCTCCTCATGTGGAAATACAGATAGAACAGAGTAATGAATGTCTCGATGCTAATAACTTATATAATGTGGGGAATATATTGACAAGAGGCCCACATGTGATGCTAAAGTATTGGGGCCAAAAGCATTCCACCACAGCAGCATTGAGTGAAAATAGATGGCTAAATACAGGGGATCTAGGATGGATTGATAAAGAGGGCAGATTATGGCTTCTTGGCCGCTCTAAGGACATGATTAAAAGTGGTGGAGAAAATGTTTATCCTTCCGAG GTGGAGAAGATCTTATTACAGCATCCAGGGATTTTGGCTGCTGTGGTTGTTGGAATCCCAGACCCAAGGTTTATTGAAATTGTTACTGCATGCATCCGGCTAAGGGACGGTTGGCACTGGGAACATCAGAATTTCCCAATGCAAAACAATGTAGCTATGAATGAGCACAAGAAATTGTCCCCAATGCTGCTACAATTATTTTGTAAACAGCAAGGGCTTTCTGG GTTTAAGTCACCCAGGATTTTCTTCCCACAGAAAGAGCCATTTCCAAGAACCACAACTGGAAAAGTGAAGAGAGATTCAGTGAAGAGAGAAATTCTTTTGAGACTTCAACCCTGTTCAGAATTGACAGCAGCTAGAAGCAGCTTGTAG
- the LOC131041096 gene encoding 2-succinylbenzoate--CoA ligase, chloroplastic/peroxisomal isoform X1 yields MMSQGRTHVGSSLNIMRQLRAEMSVTICGSTHKTGMHFLDRIAALTNGLLQLGLRQGDVVAIAALNSDLYLEWMMAVMCAGCIVAPLNYRWSPEEALLAAGQVCPVMLVVDSFCLEWSKRFFYKIPSLQFHVLLGEEDPQETQLIQGIPPIQTIVCSMRLSMLCFFNNKCRGMCLNTESQQLKDSLIQTSVISAESIGLYAGGFQDLDFRWAPDSVALICFTSGTTENPKGVAISHDALIVQSQAKIDIIGYNHNDVYLHTSPLCHIGGISSALAIVLAGGCHIFLPKFEAASAIFAIQRYSVSAMITVPTMLADIVTFCINSRRKKRESTLCFSSLEKILNGAGSLSPQLIKKVTEVFPRAQIFSAYGMTEACSSMTFILACDPIIRQGTSTKIQEYSINPANQNNFQDHPIGVCVGKPAPHVEIQIEQSNECLDANNLYNVGNILTRGPHVMLKYWGQKHSTTAALSENRWLNTGDLGWIDKEGRLWLLGRSKDMIKSGGENVYPSEVEKILLQHPGILAAVVVGIPDPRFIEIVTACIRLRDGWHWEHQNFPMQNNVAMNEHKKLSPMLLQLFCKQQGLSGFKSPRIFFPQKEPFPRTTTGKVKRDSVKREILLRLQPCSELTAARSSL; encoded by the exons ATGATGTCTCAGGGCAGAACCCATGTAGGTTCTTCTCTGAACATCATGAGACAATTACGTGCAGAAATGAGTGTAACAATATGTGGGTCTACACACAAAACTGGAATGCATTTCCTGGACAGAATTGCAGCTCTTACAAATGGATTGCTGCAGTTGGGTCTCAGGCAGGGAGATGTTGTAGCCATTGCCGCACTTAACAG TGATTTGTATTTGGAGTGGATGATGGCTGTGATGTGTGCTGGATGTATAGTGGCTCCCCTGAACTACCGATGG AGCCCTGAAGAGGCCCTTTTGGCAGCTGGGCAAGTATGTCCTGTAATGCTGGTTGTGGATAGCTTCTGCCTGGAATGGTCAAAGCGGTTCTTTTATAAAATTCCAAGCTTGCAATTTCATGTCTTGCTTGGAGAAGAAGATCCTCAGGAGACACAAT TGATACAAGGAATTCCACCAATCCAAACTATAGTATGCAGTATGCGCCTTTCCATGCTATGTTTTTTTAACAATAAGTGCAGAGGAATGTGTTTGAACACTGAATCTCAGCAACTCAAAGACAGTTTAATTCAGACATCTG TGATTAGTGCAGAGTCCATTGGACTATATGCAGGAGGGTTCCAGGACCTCGACTTTCGCTGGGCACCAGATTCAGTAGCCCTGATTTGCTTTACATCAG GTACAACAGAGAATCCAAAGGGAGTAGCAATCAGCCATGATGCACTGATTGTTCAGTCACAAGCAAAGATTGACATTATAGGCTACAACCACAATGAT GTTTATCTTCACACTTCTCCACTATGTCATATTGGTGGAATCTCTTCAGCGTTGGCCATTGTACTGGCAGGAGGATGCCATATTTTTTTACCCAAGTTTGAAGCAGCTTCTGCTATATTTGCAATACAAAGATACTCTGTATCAGCAATGATCACTGTACCAACTATGCTTGCTGATATAGTTACATTTTGCATCAATTCAAG GAGGAAGAAAAGAGAATCAACACTATGCTTTTCAAGTCTAGAGAAGATACTTAATGGAGCTGGAAGCCTGTCACCACAACTTATCAAGAAAGTTACTGAAGTTTTTCCAAGAGCTCAAATCTTTTCGGCTTATG GTATGACAGAGGCCTGCTCCTCAATGACTTTCATTCTTGCCTGTGATCCAATCATTCGACAAGGCACTTCTACCAAAATACAGGAGTATTCCATAAATCCAGCAAATCAGAATAATTTTCAAGATCACCCAATAGGAGTTTGTGTGGGAAAGCCTGCTCCTCATGTGGAAATACAGATAGAACAGAGTAATGAATGTCTCGATGCTAATAACTTATATAATGTGGGGAATATATTGACAAGAGGCCCACATGTGATGCTAAAGTATTGGGGCCAAAAGCATTCCACCACAGCAGCATTGAGTGAAAATAGATGGCTAAATACAGGGGATCTAGGATGGATTGATAAAGAGGGCAGATTATGGCTTCTTGGCCGCTCTAAGGACATGATTAAAAGTGGTGGAGAAAATGTTTATCCTTCCGAG GTGGAGAAGATCTTATTACAGCATCCAGGGATTTTGGCTGCTGTGGTTGTTGGAATCCCAGACCCAAGGTTTATTGAAATTGTTACTGCATGCATCCGGCTAAGGGACGGTTGGCACTGGGAACATCAGAATTTCCCAATGCAAAACAATGTAGCTATGAATGAGCACAAGAAATTGTCCCCAATGCTGCTACAATTATTTTGTAAACAGCAAGGGCTTTCTGG GTTTAAGTCACCCAGGATTTTCTTCCCACAGAAAGAGCCATTTCCAAGAACCACAACTGGAAAAGTGAAGAGAGATTCAGTGAAGAGAGAAATTCTTTTGAGACTTCAACCCTGTTCAGAATTGACAGCAGCTAGAAGCAGCTTGTAG
- the LOC131041096 gene encoding 2-succinylbenzoate--CoA ligase, chloroplastic/peroxisomal isoform X3, whose product MMSQGRTHVGSSLNIMRQLRAEMSVTICGSTHKTGMHFLDRIAALTNGLLQLGLRQGDVVAIAALNSDLYLEWMMAVMCAGCIVAPLNYRWSPEEALLAAGQVCPVMLVVDSFCLEWSKRFFYKIPSLQFHVLLGEEDPQETQLISAESIGLYAGGFQDLDFRWAPDSVALICFTSGTTENPKGVAISHDALIVQSQAKIDIIGYNHNDVYLHTSPLCHIGGISSALAIVLAGGCHIFLPKFEAASAIFAIQRYSVSAMITVPTMLADIVTFCINSRRKKRESTLCFSSLEKILNGAGSLSPQLIKKVTEVFPRAQIFSAYGMTEACSSMTFILACDPIIRQGTSTKIQEYSINPANQNNFQDHPIGVCVGKPAPHVEIQIEQSNECLDANNLYNVGNILTRGPHVMLKYWGQKHSTTAALSENRWLNTGDLGWIDKEGRLWLLGRSKDMIKSGGENVYPSEVEKILLQHPGILAAVVVGIPDPRFIEIVTACIRLRDGWHWEHQNFPMQNNVAMNEHKKLSPMLLQLFCKQQGLSGFKSPRIFFPQKEPFPRTTTGKVKRDSVKREILLRLQPCSELTAARSSL is encoded by the exons ATGATGTCTCAGGGCAGAACCCATGTAGGTTCTTCTCTGAACATCATGAGACAATTACGTGCAGAAATGAGTGTAACAATATGTGGGTCTACACACAAAACTGGAATGCATTTCCTGGACAGAATTGCAGCTCTTACAAATGGATTGCTGCAGTTGGGTCTCAGGCAGGGAGATGTTGTAGCCATTGCCGCACTTAACAG TGATTTGTATTTGGAGTGGATGATGGCTGTGATGTGTGCTGGATGTATAGTGGCTCCCCTGAACTACCGATGG AGCCCTGAAGAGGCCCTTTTGGCAGCTGGGCAAGTATGTCCTGTAATGCTGGTTGTGGATAGCTTCTGCCTGGAATGGTCAAAGCGGTTCTTTTATAAAATTCCAAGCTTGCAATTTCATGTCTTGCTTGGAGAAGAAGATCCTCAGGAGACACAAT TGATTAGTGCAGAGTCCATTGGACTATATGCAGGAGGGTTCCAGGACCTCGACTTTCGCTGGGCACCAGATTCAGTAGCCCTGATTTGCTTTACATCAG GTACAACAGAGAATCCAAAGGGAGTAGCAATCAGCCATGATGCACTGATTGTTCAGTCACAAGCAAAGATTGACATTATAGGCTACAACCACAATGAT GTTTATCTTCACACTTCTCCACTATGTCATATTGGTGGAATCTCTTCAGCGTTGGCCATTGTACTGGCAGGAGGATGCCATATTTTTTTACCCAAGTTTGAAGCAGCTTCTGCTATATTTGCAATACAAAGATACTCTGTATCAGCAATGATCACTGTACCAACTATGCTTGCTGATATAGTTACATTTTGCATCAATTCAAG GAGGAAGAAAAGAGAATCAACACTATGCTTTTCAAGTCTAGAGAAGATACTTAATGGAGCTGGAAGCCTGTCACCACAACTTATCAAGAAAGTTACTGAAGTTTTTCCAAGAGCTCAAATCTTTTCGGCTTATG GTATGACAGAGGCCTGCTCCTCAATGACTTTCATTCTTGCCTGTGATCCAATCATTCGACAAGGCACTTCTACCAAAATACAGGAGTATTCCATAAATCCAGCAAATCAGAATAATTTTCAAGATCACCCAATAGGAGTTTGTGTGGGAAAGCCTGCTCCTCATGTGGAAATACAGATAGAACAGAGTAATGAATGTCTCGATGCTAATAACTTATATAATGTGGGGAATATATTGACAAGAGGCCCACATGTGATGCTAAAGTATTGGGGCCAAAAGCATTCCACCACAGCAGCATTGAGTGAAAATAGATGGCTAAATACAGGGGATCTAGGATGGATTGATAAAGAGGGCAGATTATGGCTTCTTGGCCGCTCTAAGGACATGATTAAAAGTGGTGGAGAAAATGTTTATCCTTCCGAG GTGGAGAAGATCTTATTACAGCATCCAGGGATTTTGGCTGCTGTGGTTGTTGGAATCCCAGACCCAAGGTTTATTGAAATTGTTACTGCATGCATCCGGCTAAGGGACGGTTGGCACTGGGAACATCAGAATTTCCCAATGCAAAACAATGTAGCTATGAATGAGCACAAGAAATTGTCCCCAATGCTGCTACAATTATTTTGTAAACAGCAAGGGCTTTCTGG GTTTAAGTCACCCAGGATTTTCTTCCCACAGAAAGAGCCATTTCCAAGAACCACAACTGGAAAAGTGAAGAGAGATTCAGTGAAGAGAGAAATTCTTTTGAGACTTCAACCCTGTTCAGAATTGACAGCAGCTAGAAGCAGCTTGTAG